The Pontibacter korlensis sequence GGTGTGCCTGTATATGATGCTGACTCTCGTGCCAAATGGGTAATGCATCATAATCTGGAGCTCAGGCAGGAGCTACTAGATGCTTTTGGCTCTGAGACCTTTTCGGAGGCCGGAGAGTTAAACCGTACTTACCTGGCAGGTATGGTGTTCAATAACCCACAGCGCCTGGAGCAGCTAAATAGCCTGGTGCATCCGCACGTAGGCAAAGACTTTGAAACCTGGTCGGCATCTCATGCCGCTAAACCTTATGTGATAAAGGAAGCGGCACTGATGTTTGAGTCAGAGTCGTGGAGGCAGATGGATGAGGTAGTAGCGGTATATGCACCGCTGGAGCTACGCCTCAAGCGCTTGTTGAAGCGCGATGCACATCGCACCGAAGCAGATATCAAGGCTATCATAGCCCGCCAGTTAAGCGAAGAGGAAAAGATGCGGCGTGCCCAGCACGTCATCTACAACAACGATAGGCAGCTCATCATACCGCAGGTGTTGGCCCTG is a genomic window containing:
- the coaE gene encoding dephospho-CoA kinase (Dephospho-CoA kinase (CoaE) performs the final step in coenzyme A biosynthesis.); protein product: MLKIGITGGIGTGKTIVSCMFAVLGVPVYDADSRAKWVMHHNLELRQELLDAFGSETFSEAGELNRTYLAGMVFNNPQRLEQLNSLVHPHVGKDFETWSASHAAKPYVIKEAALMFESESWRQMDEVVAVYAPLELRLKRLLKRDAHRTEADIKAIIARQLSEEEKMRRAQHVIYNNDRQLIIPQVLALHEQFSKANA